Proteins co-encoded in one Cytophaga hutchinsonii ATCC 33406 genomic window:
- a CDS encoding ligase-associated DNA damage response exonuclease yields the protein MLLKFDPYGIYCPQADVYIDPWRPVKNAIITHAHSDHAKWGNEKYLSHHLSVPVLKFRLGENIHVRGVEYGEEILMNGVKISLHPAGHIPGSAQIRLEYKGEIWVASGDYKLQQDQVSAAFEPVRCQHFVTESTFGLPVYRFPQAEDTHADINTWWQKNKEEGKASVIIGYALGKAQRIIKHLDPAIGTIYTHGAVDNLNRVLTQCGLELPPTIRVEGETNKSLFKGNIIVAPPSAIGTPWLKRFDPFSVAICSGWMQLRGTRRRKSADRGFVLSDHADWEGLNTAVKETGAENVYVTHGYKSVFAKWLREESKLNAVEVDTLYEGESLNEGEVKEGSNETEEEHEEVR from the coding sequence ATGTTATTAAAATTTGATCCGTACGGAATTTATTGTCCGCAGGCCGATGTATATATCGACCCCTGGCGGCCGGTAAAAAATGCCATTATTACGCATGCACATTCGGATCATGCGAAATGGGGAAATGAAAAGTATCTTTCTCATCATCTAAGCGTTCCGGTATTGAAATTCCGGTTAGGAGAAAACATACACGTACGCGGCGTAGAATACGGCGAAGAAATTCTCATGAACGGTGTTAAGATCAGTCTGCATCCCGCAGGACATATTCCGGGTTCAGCACAGATCCGCCTGGAATATAAAGGAGAAATATGGGTTGCGTCCGGAGATTATAAATTGCAGCAGGATCAGGTATCCGCCGCTTTTGAGCCCGTGCGTTGTCAGCATTTTGTAACAGAGTCGACCTTTGGCTTACCCGTATACCGGTTTCCTCAGGCAGAAGATACACACGCAGATATTAATACCTGGTGGCAGAAAAATAAAGAAGAAGGAAAGGCCAGTGTTATTATCGGTTATGCGTTGGGTAAAGCGCAGCGCATCATCAAACACCTGGACCCAGCCATCGGAACAATTTACACGCACGGCGCAGTAGATAATCTGAACCGTGTGTTAACTCAATGCGGATTGGAATTGCCGCCCACCATTCGGGTTGAAGGGGAAACGAATAAATCTTTATTCAAAGGAAATATAATTGTTGCGCCGCCGTCAGCAATCGGAACGCCCTGGCTCAAACGTTTTGATCCCTTCTCTGTAGCTATCTGCAGCGGCTGGATGCAGCTCCGCGGAACACGCCGCCGTAAAAGTGCCGATCGGGGATTTGTACTATCCGACCATGCCGATTGGGAAGGCTTGAATACTGCTGTAAAAGAAACCGGTGCAGAAAATGTATATGTAACACATGGTTATAAATCAGTGTTTGCAAAATGGCTGCGCGAAGAATCAAAACTGAATGCAGTAGAAGTAGATACTTTATACGAAGGTGAATCATTGAATGAAGGCGAAGTAAAAGAAGGCAGCAACGAAACCGAAGAGGAGCATGAAGAAGTTCGCTGA
- a CDS encoding ATP-dependent DNA ligase — MKKFAELFTELDQTTRTNAKIDALADYFAVSDAADALWAVALLTGKKPKRTVKTSELKLWSMELSGVNEWLFEESYHVVGDLAETITLLLPAAETQADYSLSGMMALLKTLDTKTEEQRKNIIQEIWMQLSTAERFVFNKLITGSFRVGVSQQLVIKALAKNYKLVESNVAHRLMGNWLPDTSTLDNLLFNTDIQEDLSKPYPFYLAYQLDVPAETLGDITAWQIEYKYDGIRGQIIVRRGELFVWSRGEELMTDKFPEFERLKEALPDGTVIDGEILPFNGNEPMPFHIMQTRIGRKNLSKKSLADAPLAMMCYDLLEYKGNDVRLLPMSERRALLENLLKELAEKNSAAAAVLKLSPVFVCKTVEEMVLLRLASRDRMCEGLMLKHKDSLYEAGRRRGKWWKWKIDPLTVDGVLLYAQRGHGRRADLYTDYTFAVWSGEELVPFAKAYSGLTDKELVEVDNWVKKNTKEKFGPVRSVTPELVFEIAFEGINPSPRHKSGVALRFPRILRWRKDKGIKDANSKEDLLHLIQQLNRTA; from the coding sequence ATGAAGAAGTTCGCTGAATTGTTTACGGAGCTGGATCAGACCACCAGGACAAATGCAAAAATAGATGCCCTGGCCGACTACTTTGCGGTGTCTGATGCAGCAGATGCTTTATGGGCTGTAGCTTTATTAACAGGGAAAAAACCAAAGCGTACCGTGAAGACTTCCGAATTGAAGCTCTGGTCCATGGAACTTTCCGGTGTAAACGAATGGCTGTTCGAAGAATCCTATCATGTAGTCGGTGATCTGGCAGAAACAATTACCTTATTGCTGCCCGCTGCTGAAACACAAGCCGATTATTCATTAAGTGGCATGATGGCCTTATTGAAAACGCTTGATACAAAAACAGAAGAACAGCGGAAGAATATTATTCAGGAAATCTGGATGCAGCTCAGCACAGCCGAACGGTTCGTGTTCAACAAACTTATTACCGGAAGTTTTCGCGTGGGCGTTTCTCAGCAACTGGTGATTAAGGCACTGGCAAAAAATTACAAGCTTGTTGAAAGCAACGTAGCACACCGCCTTATGGGTAACTGGCTTCCGGATACTTCAACGTTAGATAATTTATTATTCAATACAGATATACAAGAAGATCTTTCAAAACCGTATCCGTTTTATCTGGCTTATCAGCTGGATGTACCGGCGGAAACGCTGGGAGATATTACAGCGTGGCAGATCGAATATAAATACGACGGCATCCGCGGACAGATTATTGTGCGTCGCGGTGAACTATTTGTATGGTCCAGAGGAGAAGAACTGATGACGGATAAATTTCCGGAGTTTGAACGGTTAAAAGAAGCCTTACCCGACGGCACAGTGATTGACGGCGAGATTCTTCCGTTTAATGGAAATGAACCGATGCCGTTTCATATTATGCAGACACGCATCGGCAGGAAAAATCTTTCGAAAAAAAGTTTAGCAGATGCACCGCTTGCCATGATGTGTTATGACCTGCTGGAATATAAAGGCAATGATGTACGTCTGCTGCCGATGAGTGAACGCAGGGCCCTGCTGGAAAATTTACTGAAAGAACTGGCAGAAAAAAATTCAGCCGCGGCAGCGGTATTAAAATTATCGCCGGTGTTTGTGTGCAAAACAGTTGAAGAAATGGTTTTGTTACGGCTTGCATCACGCGACCGGATGTGCGAAGGCTTAATGCTGAAACACAAAGACAGTTTGTATGAAGCAGGCAGAAGAAGAGGCAAGTGGTGGAAATGGAAAATTGATCCGCTAACGGTTGATGGTGTACTGCTTTATGCACAGCGCGGCCATGGACGAAGAGCAGATCTGTATACCGATTATACGTTTGCGGTTTGGAGCGGAGAAGAACTTGTTCCGTTTGCCAAAGCCTATTCCGGGTTAACGGATAAAGAATTAGTAGAAGTAGATAACTGGGTAAAAAAGAATACCAAGGAAAAATTTGGTCCGGTACGAAGCGTTACACCGGAGCTGGTATTTGAAATTGCCTTTGAAGGAATTAATCCATCGCCGCGGCATAAATCCGGCGTGGCGCTGCGGTTCCCGCGGATTCTGCGCTGGCGGAAAGACAAGGGCATAAAAGATGCAAACAGTAAAGAAGATCTTTTGCATTTGATTCAGCAATTAAACCGTACGGCATGA
- a CDS encoding ligase-associated DNA damage response DEXH box helicase, with amino-acid sequence MTQKEILAWFKNQKWKPHLFQQDTWKAMLEGYSGLVNAPTGSGKTYSVWFGILLEYLQKHPDYKTKTKQGLQAIWITPIRALAKEIEYSTKRSCIDLDIPFEVAIRSGDTTSAQKTKQKKNMPQLLVTTPESLHLLLSQKGYADVFKNLSTVVVDEWHELIGSKRGVQMELALSRLKGLNPMLKIWGISATIGNLEEAKDVLLGKYGNPTKMIRAELPKRVEIETVFPDKIENFPWSGFVGTKLVPKVIPIIHNSHSVLIFTNTRSQSEIWYRQLLDVAPEFAGLIALHHGSLDQKTRTWVEDNLHAGKLKAVICTSSLDLGVDFSAVDTVVQVGSPKGVARFMQRAGRSGHSPGALSKIYFVPTNSLEIIEGAAMREAIKRNVVESRVPYVRSFDVLVQYLVTLAVSDGFRPEIIYEEIKKTFCYASVTPEEFAWALQFITNGGNSLDAYDEFHKVIIEEGIYKVTSRAIATRHRLSMGTIVSDSAMQVKYMSGKRLGSIEESFISKLKPGDVFWFSGNNLEIVHIHHMDVLVRKSKAKKGMIPSWQGGRMPLSSQLAEMIRYKIDHFFDAGAIEEEELNKLKELFDLQAKRSHLPTNKEFLIEYVQSREGYHVFMYPFEGRFVHEGMAAIVSHKISEIQPITFSVAMNDYGFELLSDQEIPIEEALELDLFNIDNLEKEIQLSVNATEMARRRFREIASIAGLVFQGYPGKSAKTRHLQANAELFFKVFEQYDSNNLLLRQAYDEVLDFQLEIRRMRKAYNRINEQKLVLVRPDKPTPFAYPIMVDRMRGKFSNEKLEDRLFKMKTQLEKE; translated from the coding sequence ATGACACAAAAAGAAATACTTGCCTGGTTTAAAAATCAAAAATGGAAACCGCACCTGTTTCAGCAGGATACCTGGAAGGCCATGCTGGAAGGCTATTCCGGACTGGTTAATGCACCAACGGGAAGCGGTAAAACGTATTCTGTATGGTTTGGGATTTTGTTGGAATACCTGCAAAAACATCCCGATTATAAAACAAAAACAAAGCAAGGCCTGCAAGCGATCTGGATCACGCCGATCCGGGCGCTGGCCAAAGAGATTGAATATTCAACAAAACGTTCCTGCATAGATCTGGATATTCCCTTTGAAGTAGCCATACGCAGCGGGGATACGACTTCCGCACAAAAAACAAAACAGAAAAAAAACATGCCGCAGCTGCTGGTAACCACACCGGAAAGTTTGCACCTGTTGCTTTCACAAAAAGGCTATGCGGATGTATTTAAAAATCTGTCGACCGTAGTGGTAGATGAATGGCATGAACTGATCGGGTCTAAACGCGGTGTTCAGATGGAACTTGCCTTATCTCGGCTGAAAGGATTAAATCCGATGCTGAAGATCTGGGGAATCTCTGCAACCATAGGCAACCTGGAAGAAGCCAAGGATGTGCTGCTTGGTAAGTATGGAAACCCGACAAAGATGATCCGTGCAGAATTGCCGAAGCGGGTTGAGATCGAAACCGTATTTCCCGATAAAATCGAAAACTTTCCCTGGTCGGGTTTTGTAGGAACGAAGCTGGTACCCAAAGTAATACCGATCATACATAATAGTCATTCTGTTTTAATTTTTACCAATACCCGTTCACAATCTGAGATCTGGTACCGGCAGCTGCTGGACGTGGCGCCGGAATTTGCCGGGCTAATTGCACTGCACCACGGTTCCCTGGATCAGAAGACACGTACCTGGGTAGAAGATAACCTGCATGCAGGAAAATTAAAAGCGGTGATCTGTACATCCAGTTTAGACTTAGGTGTAGATTTCAGTGCAGTTGATACGGTAGTTCAGGTAGGAAGTCCCAAAGGAGTTGCGCGGTTTATGCAACGGGCGGGCAGGAGCGGCCACAGTCCGGGTGCGTTGAGTAAGATCTATTTTGTGCCGACCAATTCACTTGAGATCATTGAAGGCGCTGCTATGCGCGAAGCCATCAAACGCAATGTGGTAGAGAGCCGTGTTCCCTATGTCAGAAGCTTTGATGTGCTGGTACAATACCTGGTAACGCTGGCCGTATCGGATGGTTTCCGGCCGGAAATTATTTACGAAGAAATTAAAAAAACATTTTGTTATGCCAGTGTAACCCCGGAAGAATTTGCCTGGGCTCTGCAATTCATTACCAACGGGGGCAACTCACTTGATGCATACGACGAGTTTCATAAAGTAATTATTGAAGAAGGTATTTATAAAGTAACGAGCCGCGCCATTGCCACCAGGCACCGGCTTTCCATGGGTACCATCGTAAGCGATTCTGCCATGCAGGTGAAATACATGAGCGGGAAACGGCTGGGCAGTATTGAAGAAAGTTTCATTTCAAAATTAAAACCCGGAGACGTATTCTGGTTCTCCGGAAATAACCTGGAGATCGTACACATTCACCACATGGATGTGCTGGTACGGAAAAGTAAAGCAAAAAAAGGAATGATCCCGAGCTGGCAGGGCGGGCGTATGCCTTTGTCTTCTCAGCTTGCCGAAATGATCCGCTATAAGATCGATCATTTTTTTGATGCCGGTGCAATTGAAGAAGAAGAACTTAATAAACTAAAAGAACTGTTTGACCTGCAGGCGAAACGTTCGCACTTACCGACCAATAAAGAATTTCTGATCGAGTATGTACAGAGCCGCGAAGGATATCATGTATTTATGTATCCGTTTGAAGGCAGGTTTGTACACGAAGGAATGGCGGCGATTGTATCGCATAAAATTTCGGAAATCCAGCCTATAACGTTTTCGGTGGCGATGAATGATTATGGGTTTGAATTATTATCCGATCAGGAAATTCCGATTGAAGAAGCATTGGAGCTTGATCTGTTTAATATTGACAATCTGGAAAAAGAAATTCAGTTAAGTGTAAATGCAACTGAGATGGCGCGCCGCCGCTTCCGCGAAATTGCTTCTATCGCCGGACTGGTATTTCAGGGCTATCCCGGAAAATCTGCGAAGACACGGCACCTGCAGGCCAATGCCGAATTGTTTTTCAAAGTATTTGAACAATATGACAGCAATAATCTGTTATTGCGGCAGGCATATGATGAAGTGCTGGATTTTCAGTTAGAGATCCGCCGGATGCGTAAAGCCTATAACCGTATTAATGAGCAGAAGCTTGTACTGGTAAGGCCTGACAAACCAACACCGTTTGCATACCCGATCATGGTCGACCGCATGCGCGGGAAGTTCAGCAATGAAAAACTGGAGGACCGTTTATTTAAAATGAAAACACAACTGGAAAAAGAATAA
- the pdeM gene encoding ligase-associated DNA damage response endonuclease PdeM — MTGQLLNINNNVLELLPQKAIYWHDTQTLIVADIHLGKASHFRKHGLPIPMESGTDDLQQLDALLSSYRPKRLLILGDLFHSDYNQEWEFFGALRRKYANITFQLVRGNHDILQQPHYEKYDIELHKKTLSESSFIFAHDFVTLQEQEFSITGHIHPGFVLHGKGRQSITLPCFYKKKNTLIMPAFGRLTGLVHMPPADDAEIFVMTEEEVHRV, encoded by the coding sequence ATGACCGGACAGCTACTGAATATTAACAACAATGTATTGGAATTGCTTCCACAAAAAGCTATTTACTGGCACGATACGCAAACGCTTATTGTAGCGGATATACATTTAGGAAAGGCTTCACACTTTCGCAAACACGGATTACCGATTCCGATGGAATCGGGTACGGATGATCTGCAGCAACTGGATGCATTGCTGAGCAGTTACCGGCCAAAACGTTTATTGATTTTAGGTGATTTGTTTCACAGCGATTATAATCAGGAGTGGGAATTTTTCGGTGCGCTGCGTAGAAAATATGCAAACATCACCTTTCAGTTGGTACGGGGAAATCACGATATCTTACAACAGCCACATTATGAAAAATATGATATTGAACTTCATAAAAAAACACTTAGTGAAAGTAGCTTTATTTTTGCGCACGATTTTGTAACCCTGCAAGAGCAGGAATTCTCCATCACGGGCCACATTCATCCGGGTTTTGTATTGCATGGGAAAGGAAGACAAAGCATAACACTGCCGTGCTTTTATAAAAAGAAAAATACGCTGATCATGCCTGCCTTCGGCCGGTTAACTGGTCTGGTGCACATGCCGCCAGCGGATGATGCTGAGATCTTTGTAATGACCGAAGAGGAAGTGCATCGGGTGTGA
- the yiaA gene encoding inner membrane protein YiaA, with protein MNQKPSSAFIGASWVALGAGLIGYLIGLWRSDMMLSEKGYYFTVLMYGLFSVVSLQKAVRDRLEGVPVTDIYFGLAWFSSLLSILLLGVGLWNAALLPSEKGFYAFSFLLALFAVITVQKNTRDNQSFKKSDTAE; from the coding sequence ATGAATCAAAAACCATCAAGTGCTTTTATTGGTGCATCCTGGGTAGCGCTCGGAGCAGGATTGATCGGATATTTGATCGGCTTATGGCGGTCAGATATGATGTTGAGTGAAAAAGGGTATTACTTTACTGTACTTATGTACGGTTTGTTCTCCGTAGTATCTTTACAAAAAGCGGTACGCGACCGGCTGGAAGGTGTTCCGGTAACCGATATCTATTTTGGTTTGGCCTGGTTTTCAAGTCTGCTTTCCATACTGCTGCTTGGGGTTGGTTTATGGAACGCCGCGCTCCTGCCCAGTGAAAAGGGCTTTTACGCCTTCTCTTTTTTGCTGGCACTTTTTGCTGTTATTACCGTGCAAAAAAACACCCGCGACAATCAGTCTTTTAAAAAGTCAGATACAGCGGAATAG
- a CDS encoding LemA family protein: MLGLILLLVPIALIIFWFIGIYNSLIGLRNRREQAFSDIDVQLRQRSDLIPQLVETVKGYAGHESKTLTDVIAARNSVLSAQSIDEKIKSDSQLTSALQGLRLTVEAYPDLKANQNFLHLQQEISDIENKLAAARRFFNAATKEYNTSVESFPNNIIAGRYNFKKESMYDLGTEKRKTMEEPPVIKF, encoded by the coding sequence ATGCTAGGTTTAATTTTATTGCTCGTACCCATCGCCTTAATTATTTTCTGGTTCATCGGAATTTATAATTCATTGATCGGACTTCGTAACCGCAGGGAGCAGGCATTTTCTGATATTGATGTACAGCTGAGACAACGCAGCGATCTTATTCCTCAACTGGTTGAAACCGTAAAAGGCTATGCCGGCCATGAAAGTAAAACACTTACAGATGTTATTGCTGCACGTAACAGTGTATTGAGCGCCCAATCGATTGATGAAAAAATAAAATCAGACAGCCAGCTTACCTCGGCATTGCAAGGCCTGCGTCTGACTGTAGAAGCCTATCCTGATTTGAAAGCAAATCAGAATTTTTTACATCTGCAGCAGGAGATAAGCGATATCGAAAATAAACTTGCAGCAGCGCGCCGTTTCTTTAATGCAGCAACCAAAGAATATAATACTTCGGTTGAATCATTTCCGAATAATATTATTGCGGGCAGGTATAATTTTAAAAAAGAATCTATGTACGACCTGGGTACAGAGAAAAGAAAAACGATGGAAGAACCGCCGGTAATTAAGTTTTAA
- a CDS encoding M48 family metallopeptidase — MILIVLSVIILGSLELSFLFLCLSAVWFVIAYFFHNKMIEGATASYTMPRKENTRVYNLLENMCISQGMQMPQLNIIDDDSLNAFASGINQKTFTITLSKGIIEKLNDEELEGVIAHELSHIINRDVRLLIISIVFVGIFSFISEMALRGRFFAGRRDNDGKSNLPVILLVILASVVAFLIARLLHFAISRKREYLADAGAAEITKKPYALASALRKISEDPYIESVTRRDVAQLFMHNPQFRERNIFGSLFSTHPPIEKRIALLEQFV; from the coding sequence ATGATATTGATTGTATTATCTGTTATTATTTTGGGTTCGCTTGAGCTCTCGTTTTTATTTTTGTGTCTTTCAGCTGTATGGTTTGTGATTGCTTATTTTTTTCACAACAAAATGATTGAAGGGGCAACGGCATCTTATACGATGCCGCGAAAAGAAAATACACGGGTGTATAATTTGCTGGAAAATATGTGTATTTCGCAGGGAATGCAGATGCCGCAACTGAATATTATTGATGATGATTCATTAAATGCTTTTGCGAGCGGAATCAATCAAAAAACATTTACCATAACACTTTCAAAAGGAATTATTGAAAAATTAAATGACGAAGAACTGGAAGGTGTAATTGCACACGAACTTTCACACATCATAAACAGGGATGTACGCTTGCTGATTATTTCGATTGTGTTTGTCGGTATATTTTCTTTTATATCTGAAATGGCACTGCGCGGCAGATTTTTTGCAGGAAGACGCGACAACGATGGAAAAAGCAACCTGCCGGTTATATTACTTGTAATACTTGCTTCCGTTGTGGCATTTTTAATTGCGCGGCTGTTGCATTTTGCTATTTCGCGTAAACGTGAATACCTGGCAGACGCCGGTGCGGCAGAAATTACAAAGAAACCCTATGCGCTGGCTTCCGCCCTTCGAAAGATTTCCGAAGACCCATACATAGAATCTGTTACGAGAAGGGATGTAGCCCAGTTGTTTATGCATAATCCGCAATTCCGCGAAAGGAATATTTTTGGCTCACTGTTTTCCACACACCCGCCCATTGAGAAACGCATAGCACTTTTAGAACAGTTTGTGTAG
- a CDS encoding ABC transporter ATP-binding protein — protein sequence MEKKKNKVTLAQVFKTFIWPRRTILLIGLIMIIISRLASLVLPGASKYLLDDVVANKDIDMLYTLLWVVGLSIAVNAAMSFLLTKLLSVEAQLLISKLRVQVQRKILGLPISYFDNNKSGALVSRIMTDVEGVRNLIGTGLVQLIGGTITSVIALILLIKISPVMTVYVLLPVAIFAFIAMKAFGYIRPIFKERGIINADVTGRLTETLNGVRIIKGFNAEEQENKTFEAGVERLFDNVKKSLTSTSLITSASLFLLGMATLGIMGIGGYLMIKGEMTSGDFLSFTLYLGFMIAPIVQMSNIGSQLTEAFAGLDRTEEIMNMDPEEDTEKRKTVLKEIKGDVTFDGVSFAYQEGKEVLHDVSFDAPAGTVTALVGTSGSGKSTIAGLVATFLNPESGKITIDGVDLSEVTLSSYRKNLGVVLQDDFLFEGTIRENILFPRPNATEEQLLNAVKAGYVNEFTDRFEKGLDTLIGERGVKLSGGQRQRIAIARAILADPKIIILDEATSNLDTQSESLIQQSLAELMKGRTTFVIAHRLSTIRQANQILVIENGKIAEQGSHAELIAKEGRYYELHTYQARI from the coding sequence ATGGAAAAAAAGAAAAATAAAGTAACACTTGCGCAGGTTTTCAAAACATTTATTTGGCCACGAAGAACAATCCTGTTGATCGGTTTAATCATGATTATTATAAGCCGGTTGGCCAGCCTTGTTTTACCGGGAGCCAGCAAATATTTACTGGATGATGTTGTGGCCAATAAAGACATCGATATGCTTTATACGCTGCTTTGGGTTGTTGGTTTATCGATTGCGGTAAATGCTGCCATGTCTTTTTTACTGACAAAACTATTAAGTGTGGAAGCACAATTGCTGATTTCAAAATTACGTGTGCAGGTGCAGCGTAAAATTCTGGGTTTACCCATCAGTTATTTCGATAATAATAAATCAGGCGCTTTGGTATCCCGGATCATGACGGATGTAGAAGGGGTACGAAACCTGATCGGTACGGGTTTGGTTCAGCTGATCGGAGGAACAATTACGTCGGTAATCGCGCTTATACTGCTGATAAAAATCAGTCCCGTTATGACGGTATATGTTTTGCTGCCGGTAGCTATTTTTGCGTTCATTGCGATGAAAGCATTCGGATACATCCGCCCGATCTTTAAAGAGCGGGGTATAATAAATGCAGATGTAACCGGCCGGTTAACGGAAACTTTAAACGGTGTCCGCATCATTAAAGGGTTTAACGCAGAAGAGCAGGAAAACAAAACGTTTGAAGCAGGTGTGGAACGCTTGTTTGATAATGTGAAAAAAAGTTTAACCTCTACGTCACTAATAACCAGCGCTTCGTTATTTCTCCTGGGTATGGCAACATTAGGTATCATGGGCATCGGCGGTTACTTAATGATTAAAGGTGAAATGACCAGCGGTGATTTTCTTTCGTTCACGTTATATCTTGGTTTTATGATTGCGCCGATCGTTCAGATGAGTAATATCGGAAGCCAGCTGACAGAGGCCTTTGCCGGCTTGGATCGTACGGAAGAAATCATGAATATGGACCCGGAAGAGGATACTGAAAAACGGAAAACGGTATTGAAGGAAATTAAAGGAGACGTTACCTTTGATGGTGTTTCGTTTGCGTATCAGGAAGGAAAAGAAGTATTACACGATGTAAGCTTTGATGCTCCTGCGGGAACGGTTACGGCGCTTGTTGGCACGTCAGGTTCAGGTAAATCAACCATTGCCGGTTTGGTTGCTACGTTCCTGAATCCTGAATCAGGAAAAATCACGATTGATGGAGTAGATTTATCCGAAGTTACGTTGAGCAGCTATCGCAAAAATTTAGGAGTGGTCTTACAGGATGATTTTCTGTTTGAAGGAACGATCAGAGAAAACATTTTATTTCCACGGCCAAATGCAACCGAAGAACAACTGCTCAATGCCGTGAAAGCAGGGTATGTAAATGAATTTACAGACCGTTTTGAAAAAGGGCTGGACACATTAATTGGAGAGCGTGGCGTTAAATTATCAGGCGGGCAGCGTCAGCGGATTGCAATAGCACGTGCGATACTGGCAGATCCTAAAATTATTATTCTGGATGAAGCAACCTCAAATCTTGATACGCAAAGCGAATCGCTGATCCAGCAGAGCTTAGCTGAGTTAATGAAAGGCAGGACAACATTTGTGATTGCACACAGGTTAAGCACGATCAGGCAGGCTAACCAGATTCTGGTAATTGAAAACGGAAAAATTGCCGAACAGGGAAGCCATGCAGAATTGATTGCAAAAGAAGGACGGTATTATGAACTGCATACATACCAGGCAAGAATTTAA
- a CDS encoding PepSY-like domain-containing protein — MKKLSILFLVMSTGCVSYAQDIAQKDVPAVVVNAFQQKFPQQSVVEWELKRGLYEAEFEIKNMDHSVYLDSTGKIVKHKQEIAVSDLPSAVTASIQKNFSGYKVDDAKKIEVGNTVRYKVDVEKGAEERKVTFSADGKIEENKMD; from the coding sequence ATGAAAAAGCTATCTATATTGTTTTTAGTTATGAGCACAGGCTGTGTTTCGTATGCACAGGATATTGCTCAGAAAGATGTACCGGCTGTTGTTGTAAATGCCTTTCAGCAAAAATTTCCGCAGCAATCTGTTGTTGAGTGGGAATTAAAAAGAGGATTGTACGAAGCAGAATTCGAAATTAAAAATATGGACCACAGTGTTTATTTAGACAGTACCGGAAAAATTGTTAAACACAAACAGGAAATAGCTGTAAGCGATCTTCCATCGGCTGTTACCGCTTCCATTCAGAAAAACTTCAGCGGTTATAAAGTGGATGATGCTAAAAAAATTGAAGTGGGAAATACAGTACGTTATAAAGTTGATGTTGAAAAAGGCGCAGAAGAACGTAAAGTAACTTTCAGTGCCGATGGAAAAATTGAAGAAAACAAAATGGACTAA